In Deltaproteobacteria bacterium, a single window of DNA contains:
- a CDS encoding polysaccharide biosynthesis tyrosine autokinase: protein MAAADRPLFPLPDPTGAQPTPPGGYLPPPIIDAEFSGAPRHLREYLWVLHKYRWLAATCFGLTFGLTVFATLLTPRLYSASTRLELARQSPIQLRLEGNVLRLDDGDPSANGAATFLSTQVAALQSRDLAERVIRSRGLADSEAFLDPGSRRRGLLSLSGTMLRLLRPRGLETAPAGPSEDGSAGRGSVDPALIDRYMRYLSVQEIRGTDLVAVRFTTPSPSLSAFLAAAHTQAYLEANEEARRADDVTAKEFLGRQLRESRDQVDRAEAALSRFAAEHPNVAINEEQKTVAQRIADVSSLLSKAEGARLALHSRYEFLTRPHGDALAYFLDRPGIQKLHLALLDLRAQRAGLGQRLGPKHPQILELGRQQAEIEQQLGAEVAQEVAAVRSRDEAAQLREEELRRKLAHLGATAVELRDLGARYQLLKNDVETGHALHASLLKQQMETAVNSELAASNVRVIERAEVPLHASRPNMPLDLTLGVLAGLVLAVGAAFGCEYFDQSVKSRHEVEGLLRLPTLAVIPNFALARRATARALHARGLPAMPDANGPATNGSSGEDGAGGPSDLVVLREPWSRVAEAFRSFRTAVLFSVPEAPPKVILVTSTRAAEGKTVGSINLATALAQAGSRVLLLDADLRHPRCHRLLGVDAACGLSSCLAGEVELGSVLQTLDAPPLSFIPAGPLTVAPAELVGSVRMRQALAELRGQYDFVIVDTPPVLPVTDAVVLATMADAVVLVVKGHATPRELVRHARDRLAMAGARLLGVVVNNVDLAWGDFYFYDDYYRDDQQPPAEARA from the coding sequence GTGGCCGCCGCCGATCGACCGCTGTTCCCGCTGCCCGACCCGACGGGCGCGCAACCGACGCCGCCGGGCGGATATCTCCCGCCGCCGATCATCGACGCCGAGTTCAGCGGGGCGCCGCGCCACCTGCGGGAGTACCTCTGGGTGCTCCACAAGTACCGCTGGCTGGCAGCCACCTGCTTCGGGCTCACGTTCGGGTTGACGGTCTTCGCCACGCTCCTCACGCCTCGCCTCTACAGCGCGTCGACGCGGCTCGAGCTCGCGCGCCAGTCCCCCATCCAGCTCCGCCTCGAGGGCAATGTGCTCCGCCTCGACGACGGGGACCCTTCCGCAAACGGCGCCGCGACCTTCCTCAGCACGCAGGTGGCGGCGCTGCAGAGCCGCGACCTGGCGGAGCGCGTCATCCGCAGCCGTGGGCTCGCCGACAGCGAGGCCTTCCTCGATCCGGGCTCCCGCCGGCGCGGCCTCCTGTCGCTCAGCGGGACCATGCTCCGGCTCCTCCGCCCGCGCGGCCTCGAGACGGCCCCGGCGGGGCCCTCCGAGGACGGGAGCGCGGGTCGAGGGTCGGTCGATCCCGCCCTGATCGACCGCTACATGCGCTACCTCTCGGTCCAGGAGATCCGCGGGACGGACCTCGTGGCGGTGCGCTTCACGACCCCCAGCCCCTCCCTCTCGGCCTTCCTGGCGGCGGCCCACACGCAGGCGTACCTGGAGGCCAACGAGGAGGCGCGGCGCGCCGACGACGTCACCGCCAAGGAGTTCCTGGGTCGCCAGCTGCGCGAGTCGCGGGACCAGGTGGACCGCGCGGAGGCGGCGCTCAGCCGCTTCGCTGCCGAGCACCCGAACGTCGCCATCAACGAAGAGCAGAAGACGGTCGCACAGAGGATCGCGGACGTCTCGAGTCTGCTCAGCAAGGCGGAAGGCGCCCGGCTCGCGCTCCACAGCCGATACGAGTTCCTCACCCGGCCCCACGGCGACGCCCTCGCCTACTTCCTCGACCGTCCGGGCATCCAGAAGCTGCACCTGGCGCTCCTCGACCTCCGCGCCCAGCGGGCGGGCCTCGGGCAGCGGCTCGGCCCGAAGCACCCGCAGATCCTGGAGCTCGGGCGGCAGCAGGCCGAGATCGAGCAGCAGCTCGGCGCCGAGGTCGCGCAGGAGGTGGCGGCGGTCCGCAGCCGCGACGAGGCCGCCCAGCTGCGCGAGGAGGAGCTGCGGCGCAAGCTCGCGCACCTGGGTGCGACGGCGGTCGAGCTGCGCGACCTCGGGGCTCGCTACCAGCTGCTCAAGAACGACGTGGAAACCGGCCACGCGCTCCATGCCTCGTTGCTCAAGCAGCAGATGGAGACGGCCGTGAACTCGGAGCTCGCCGCCTCCAACGTGCGGGTCATCGAGCGGGCCGAGGTGCCCCTGCATGCGAGCAGGCCGAACATGCCCCTCGACCTCACCCTCGGCGTGCTCGCGGGGCTCGTGCTCGCGGTGGGAGCGGCCTTCGGCTGCGAGTACTTCGACCAGAGCGTCAAGAGCCGCCACGAGGTGGAAGGGTTGCTCCGGCTGCCGACGCTCGCCGTCATCCCCAACTTCGCGCTCGCCCGGCGCGCGACCGCGCGCGCCCTCCACGCCCGCGGGCTCCCGGCCATGCCCGACGCGAACGGCCCGGCGACGAACGGCAGCAGCGGCGAGGACGGGGCCGGGGGCCCCAGCGACCTGGTGGTCCTCCGGGAGCCGTGGTCCCGGGTCGCCGAGGCGTTCCGCAGCTTCCGCACCGCCGTCCTCTTCTCCGTACCGGAGGCGCCGCCCAAGGTGATCCTGGTGACCAGCACCCGGGCCGCGGAGGGCAAGACGGTGGGGAGCATCAATCTCGCCACGGCGCTCGCCCAGGCGGGGTCGCGCGTGCTGCTGCTCGACGCCGACCTGCGCCACCCGCGGTGCCATCGCCTGCTCGGCGTCGACGCCGCGTGCGGGCTCTCGAGCTGTCTGGCGGGCGAGGTGGAGCTGGGGAGCGTCCTCCAGACCCTCGACGCGCCCCCGCTGTCCTTCATTCCGGCGGGGCCCTTGACGGTGGCCCCGGCCGAGCTGGTGGGCTCGGTGCGTATGCGCCAGGCACTCGCGGAGCTGAGGGGGCAGTACGACTTCGTGATCGTCGACACGCCGCCCGTGCTGCCCGTGACGGATGCCGTGGTGCTCGCGACGATGGCCGACGCCGTGGTGCTCGTGGTGAAGGGGCATGCCACCCCGCGCGAGCTCGTGCGCCATGCCCGCGACCGGCTGGCGATGGCGGGCGCCCGCCTCCTCGGCGTGGTGGTGAACAACGTCGACCTCGCCTGGGGAGACTTCTACTTCTATGACGACTACTACCGCGACGACCAGCAGCCGCCGGCGGAGGCGCGCGCATGA
- a CDS encoding polysaccharide export protein, translated as MMQACQTALGHGSHRKCKTPCGSESHEKTVCGDAPPLGGSGPAVARAGGPCGVPPLPDRDDARANPNQGVSHRTAAAGRHRTTRLLPGTEREAPVRALPRLPDSISVVTLRSTAVALLIGSALGSGCGLGARPQVGTGPGRPEPSSAAVAGDVMSARDRTRLEALAAERALEPSDGGYRIGPDDLLEIRIPDLVDVQGPWPRPGLGAPGPAAVAAAPAVQGVRVNASGYVSLPLIGLVRAEGFTPTELEAEIARRLVEAGILRVPQVSVQIAEYRSRVVAVVGSVERPGLYPLTRPRATLSDLVWAAGGPTKEAGRVVEFVPVGGSTSSGPGQTAPAGAPMRIDLEVLLHASGGHAGRLDPRVRPGDVITVSPAGSVLVDGWVDKPGSYPVTRGLTLSGAIAAAGGNLFPADRHHATVKRVLGPGEEHSFTVDLEAIAEGRSPDVPITDGDVVRVPSAGARLVPWGVWTVARDLVRVGGNVLLF; from the coding sequence ATGATGCAGGCTTGCCAGACAGCACTCGGGCACGGAAGCCATAGGAAATGCAAGACCCCTTGCGGGAGCGAGTCACATGAGAAGACCGTCTGCGGCGATGCTCCTCCTCTGGGCGGGTCTGGCCCTGCCGTCGCCCGCGCGGGCGGACCCTGCGGCGTCCCTCCACTGCCCGACCGGGACGACGCTCGTGCGAACCCAAACCAAGGCGTGTCCCACCGAACGGCGGCGGCCGGCCGTCATCGTACAACGCGCCTGCTGCCAGGGACGGAACGGGAAGCTCCGGTGCGCGCACTTCCCCGACTGCCCGACTCGATCTCCGTCGTGACCCTCCGCTCGACAGCCGTCGCGCTCCTGATCGGGTCTGCGCTCGGCAGCGGCTGCGGCCTCGGGGCGAGGCCCCAGGTCGGCACCGGCCCCGGGCGGCCCGAGCCCTCGTCGGCTGCCGTGGCGGGCGACGTGATGAGCGCGCGGGACCGAACCCGTCTCGAAGCGCTCGCCGCCGAGCGCGCGCTCGAGCCCTCGGACGGCGGCTACCGGATCGGACCGGACGATCTGCTCGAGATCCGCATCCCGGACCTGGTCGACGTGCAGGGCCCGTGGCCGCGGCCGGGGCTCGGCGCCCCGGGGCCGGCCGCTGTGGCGGCGGCACCCGCGGTGCAGGGCGTGCGCGTGAACGCCAGCGGCTACGTGAGCCTTCCCCTGATCGGCCTGGTGCGGGCCGAGGGGTTCACCCCGACCGAGCTGGAAGCGGAGATCGCGCGGCGCCTCGTGGAGGCCGGGATCCTCCGCGTGCCGCAGGTGAGCGTGCAGATCGCGGAGTACCGCAGCCGGGTCGTCGCGGTGGTCGGCAGCGTCGAGCGCCCCGGCCTCTATCCCCTCACGCGCCCGCGGGCGACACTCTCCGACCTCGTCTGGGCGGCCGGCGGGCCGACCAAGGAGGCCGGCCGGGTGGTCGAGTTCGTGCCCGTGGGGGGCTCGACCTCGTCCGGGCCGGGGCAGACGGCGCCGGCCGGCGCGCCGATGCGGATCGACCTCGAGGTTCTCCTCCATGCCAGCGGGGGCCACGCGGGGCGACTCGATCCCCGCGTGCGCCCCGGAGACGTCATCACGGTCTCCCCCGCCGGGAGCGTGCTCGTCGACGGCTGGGTGGACAAGCCGGGCTCCTATCCGGTCACCCGCGGCCTCACGCTGAGCGGCGCGATCGCGGCCGCCGGGGGGAATCTCTTCCCGGCCGACCGCCACCACGCCACCGTGAAGCGTGTCCTCGGCCCCGGCGAGGAGCACTCCTTCACGGTCGACCTCGAGGCCATCGCGGAGGGCCGCTCGCCCGACGTGCCGATCACCGACGGCGACGTCGTGCGCGTCCCCAGCGCGGGCGCCCGCCTCGTTCCGTGGGGCGTGTGGACCGTCGCTCGTGATCTGGTGCGCGTCGGGGGCAACGTGCTGCTCTTCTAG
- a CDS encoding sigma-54-dependent Fis family transcriptional regulator, whose amino-acid sequence MPSASRDTVHVEVDSERRLVSRSPALQGVFRQVQQVATADVSVLITGETGTGKELVARLVHKLSHRASREFVAVDCNAVAPTLLESEFFGHERGAFTGADRRRVGVFELADGATLFLDEIANLALEAQAKLLRVLQEREFRRVGGSSLIRSDFRLITASNADLASRVRAGAFREDLLHRLTVVEIHLPPLRERREDIPLLVSYFIDQKRLLLKRPGVSRVSHEALDLLVARDWPGNVRELENVIERAIVECPGEMIEAAHLVLGVHSGSGRLPAEDMGLPFRVARRRALGMFESLYLLSLLRRCQGSIKKVALHAGITTKHVRTLMKRHGLSRRDFRPLRVRARRVPVAGGTQPL is encoded by the coding sequence ATGCCAAGCGCGAGCAGGGATACGGTCCACGTCGAGGTGGACAGCGAGCGCAGGCTGGTCAGCCGCAGCCCCGCGCTACAGGGAGTCTTCCGCCAGGTTCAGCAGGTGGCGACGGCCGACGTGTCGGTCTTGATCACGGGTGAGACCGGCACCGGCAAGGAGCTCGTCGCCCGACTCGTCCACAAGCTGAGCCACCGAGCGTCCCGGGAGTTCGTCGCCGTGGACTGCAACGCCGTCGCGCCGACGTTGCTCGAGAGCGAGTTCTTCGGCCACGAACGCGGCGCCTTCACCGGCGCCGACCGTCGGCGGGTGGGCGTCTTCGAGCTGGCGGACGGCGCCACCCTTTTCCTCGACGAGATCGCGAACTTGGCCCTCGAGGCCCAGGCAAAGCTCCTGCGCGTGTTGCAGGAGCGCGAGTTTCGACGCGTCGGCGGCTCGAGCCTGATCCGCAGCGACTTTCGCCTGATCACCGCCAGCAACGCCGATCTTGCCTCGCGCGTGCGAGCGGGCGCCTTCAGGGAAGACCTGCTCCATCGCCTGACGGTGGTCGAGATCCATCTCCCGCCGTTGCGCGAGCGGCGGGAAGACATCCCGCTGCTCGTCAGCTACTTCATCGACCAGAAGCGACTGCTGCTGAAGCGCCCCGGTGTCTCTCGGGTCAGCCACGAGGCCCTCGACCTCCTCGTCGCCCGTGACTGGCCGGGAAACGTGCGGGAGCTCGAGAACGTCATCGAACGCGCCATCGTCGAGTGTCCCGGCGAAATGATCGAGGCCGCGCACCTCGTCCTCGGCGTGCATTCCGGATCGGGGCGACTCCCGGCGGAGGACATGGGCCTTCCCTTCCGCGTCGCCCGGCGACGCGCCCTGGGGATGTTCGAGAGCCTCTACCTCCTCTCGCTGCTGCGCCGCTGCCAGGGGAGCATCAAGAAGGTCGCCCTGCATGCCGGCATCACGACCAAGCACGTCCGCACCCTGATGAAGCGGCACGGGCTCTCGCGGCGGGACTTCCGGCCGCTGCGCGTGCGCGCTCGTCGGGTGCCCGTCGCGGGCGGAACCCAGCCGCTCTGA